The following are encoded together in the Geobacter sulfurreducens PCA genome:
- a CDS encoding DUF3300 domain-containing protein: MKSIITRALRLACIIIVMLMIPAGLLAQDEESAPEQATTFSKEELTQMLAPIALYPDSLTAQILMASTYPLEVVDAERWRRQNMGLKGEELDKALQEKSWDPSVKSLCHFPDILFAMSEKLDQTRKLGDAFLSQEDDVTATIQELRRKADEQGNLKTTAEQKVIHEKEIIRIEPADPTVVYVPVYNPLYVYGPWWYPAYPPYYWYYPPGFAITGGYIGFGPRVFIGFDLFAWAWFDWPVHRVYVNIGKTRRFHQHYYRRDVGSHVWQHNPVHRRGVAYRDRKTSDFYGKRPPRMAPVRPETRGYPGKFPGRPESRQQQPARERRDVPGAPQTGKGPGQVPRRDSTVAPQAQPPQREQVQKPARRDTPFQGVGEGSFERRAIKRGESSIRSVTPAPQGGGRGGWSGQRAPSGGGRGGGEMRMPGGGGGGGRGGGKKEFR; this comes from the coding sequence ATGAAATCGATAATCACGAGAGCGCTGCGGTTGGCCTGCATCATCATCGTCATGCTCATGATACCGGCCGGCCTGCTTGCGCAGGACGAAGAGAGCGCACCCGAGCAGGCAACTACATTCAGCAAAGAGGAATTGACCCAGATGCTTGCGCCGATTGCCCTCTACCCCGACTCATTGACGGCCCAGATCCTGATGGCTTCCACCTATCCGCTTGAAGTGGTGGATGCGGAGCGATGGCGGCGGCAAAACATGGGCCTTAAGGGTGAAGAGTTGGATAAAGCCCTCCAGGAAAAGTCTTGGGACCCCAGCGTCAAGTCGCTCTGCCATTTCCCGGATATCCTTTTCGCCATGAGCGAGAAGCTCGACCAGACGAGGAAGCTGGGCGATGCCTTCCTGAGTCAGGAGGACGATGTTACGGCCACCATTCAGGAACTGAGGCGAAAGGCTGACGAACAGGGAAATCTCAAAACAACCGCCGAGCAGAAGGTCATCCACGAGAAGGAAATCATCCGGATCGAACCGGCCGACCCGACCGTCGTCTATGTGCCGGTCTACAATCCGTTGTACGTGTACGGCCCCTGGTGGTATCCCGCCTACCCGCCCTACTACTGGTACTATCCGCCGGGATTCGCCATCACGGGCGGCTATATCGGTTTCGGTCCGCGGGTTTTTATTGGTTTCGACCTCTTTGCCTGGGCCTGGTTCGACTGGCCCGTTCACCGCGTCTATGTGAACATCGGCAAGACGAGAAGGTTTCATCAGCACTACTATCGACGGGATGTGGGCAGCCACGTCTGGCAGCACAACCCCGTTCACCGGCGGGGCGTGGCCTATCGGGACAGGAAAACGAGTGATTTCTACGGCAAGCGGCCGCCCCGGATGGCACCGGTCAGGCCGGAAACGCGCGGCTACCCCGGCAAATTCCCGGGCAGGCCGGAGAGCAGGCAGCAGCAGCCGGCTCGTGAGCGACGTGACGTGCCGGGCGCGCCGCAGACGGGGAAGGGCCCCGGCCAGGTCCCGCGGCGGGACAGCACGGTCGCGCCACAGGCGCAACCACCCCAGCGCGAGCAGGTGCAGAAACCGGCAAGACGCGATACCCCCTTCCAGGGCGTGGGCGAAGGATCGTTTGAGCGCCGGGCCATCAAACGCGGCGAGTCCAGCATCCGGAGCGTCACACCGGCGCCCCAGGGGGGCGGCAGAGGGGGCTGGAGCGGCCAGCGGGCACCATCCGGCGGCGGCAGAGGGGGCGGCGAAATGAGAATGCCGGGAGGCGGTGGTGGCGGTGGCCGCGGTGGGGGCAAGAAGGAATTCAGGTAG
- a CDS encoding DUF2950 domain-containing protein, whose amino-acid sequence MKQFAYHQGARGRLALAAVIAAVAMFLSLIASPSTAATVRQKTFASPDEAVKALVAAVTAHDEKELLQILGPGSKELVSSGDEVADKTDRERFLNSFEQANRLERKSATTAVVHVGPDQWTMPIPIVKKGSRWIFDVRKGKSEILKRRIGRNELHVIDVLDAYVDAQLEYASKDCRGGGKVEFAQRLFSTEGNRDGLYWEAKEGELQSPLGPLVAQAAKEGYAPERNLSPFHGYYFKILKGQGKHAVGGAYHYVIKDKMLLGFALVAYPAEYGNSGVMTFIVNQAGKVYEKNLGKDTRRRAESMELFDPDPTWKPVKTEQTPARK is encoded by the coding sequence ATGAAACAGTTCGCATACCACCAAGGCGCACGCGGCCGGCTGGCCCTGGCGGCCGTTATCGCAGCCGTTGCCATGTTCCTGTCGCTGATAGCCTCACCCTCGACGGCTGCAACCGTTCGGCAAAAAACCTTTGCCTCCCCCGACGAGGCGGTCAAGGCCCTTGTTGCTGCCGTAACAGCGCATGACGAGAAGGAGTTGCTGCAGATCCTGGGCCCCGGCAGTAAGGAGTTGGTCTCTTCGGGCGACGAGGTGGCGGACAAGACGGATCGGGAACGTTTCCTCAATTCGTTTGAACAGGCGAATCGGCTTGAGCGGAAATCGGCAACCACGGCCGTCGTGCACGTTGGCCCCGATCAGTGGACCATGCCAATTCCCATTGTCAAGAAAGGCTCCCGCTGGATCTTCGACGTGAGGAAAGGAAAGAGCGAAATTCTGAAACGGAGGATCGGCCGGAACGAGTTGCACGTCATCGATGTGCTCGACGCGTACGTGGATGCCCAACTGGAGTATGCGAGCAAGGATTGCCGCGGCGGAGGCAAGGTCGAGTTCGCCCAGCGGCTTTTCAGCACGGAAGGAAACCGTGACGGTCTCTACTGGGAAGCGAAGGAGGGTGAGTTGCAGAGCCCCCTCGGCCCATTGGTGGCCCAGGCGGCAAAGGAAGGGTATGCGCCGGAGCGTAACCTCTCCCCCTTCCACGGCTACTACTTCAAGATACTCAAGGGCCAGGGAAAGCATGCCGTCGGTGGCGCGTACCACTACGTGATCAAGGACAAGATGCTTCTTGGTTTTGCTCTGGTTGCCTATCCCGCCGAATACGGCAACTCGGGGGTGATGACCTTTATCGTGAATCAGGCGGGCAAGGTGTACGAAAAGAATCTCGGCAAGGACACGCGGCGCAGGGCCGAGTCTATGGAGCTGTTCGATCCCGATCCCACCTGGAAGCCGGTCAAGACCGAGCAGACGCCTGCGCGAAAATAG
- a CDS encoding methyltransferase: MEPKNWTPAELLQLSSGYWNIGALHAAVSLDVFTPLAGGDLSAEELAERLGADGRALAMLLDALTAMELVHKRADRYGAAPAACRFLSQDSPDYLGHIIRHHHHLVAGWARLDDAVRSGGPVRQSSSHGSDESARESFLMGMFNLAMLSAPRVVPRIDLSGRQRLLDLGGGPGTWAIQFCLHNPGLRAVVYDLPTTRPFAERTIARFGLADRVSFEEGNFLSGEIPGRYDVAWLSQILHSEGPEGCAVVIEKAVTALEPGGIIMVQEFILNDAKDGPLFPALFSLNMLVGTARGQAYTEGELKAMMAAAGVRDLRRIPLDIPNGAGVIAGTVA, from the coding sequence ATGGAACCGAAAAACTGGACACCGGCAGAACTCTTGCAACTTTCGAGTGGCTACTGGAACATCGGCGCGCTCCACGCCGCAGTGAGTCTCGATGTCTTTACTCCTCTTGCCGGTGGTGATCTCTCTGCCGAGGAACTTGCGGAACGGTTGGGCGCCGACGGCCGGGCTCTCGCCATGCTCCTTGATGCCCTGACCGCCATGGAGCTTGTGCACAAGCGGGCAGACCGCTACGGGGCAGCGCCCGCCGCCTGTCGCTTTCTCTCGCAGGATTCGCCCGATTACCTGGGCCATATCATCAGGCATCACCATCACCTGGTGGCCGGGTGGGCGCGTCTGGACGATGCGGTGCGCAGCGGCGGGCCGGTTCGGCAAAGCTCGTCCCACGGCAGCGACGAATCAGCGCGGGAGAGCTTCCTGATGGGCATGTTCAACCTGGCCATGCTGTCGGCTCCGCGGGTGGTGCCCCGGATCGATCTTTCAGGACGGCAACGGCTCCTGGACCTGGGGGGCGGCCCCGGCACCTGGGCCATCCAGTTCTGTCTCCACAACCCCGGGCTTCGGGCCGTGGTCTACGACCTTCCCACCACCCGCCCCTTTGCCGAGCGGACCATAGCCCGCTTCGGTCTGGCAGATCGGGTTTCCTTCGAGGAGGGGAATTTTCTCTCCGGGGAAATCCCGGGGAGGTACGATGTGGCCTGGCTCTCCCAGATTCTTCATTCCGAGGGGCCCGAAGGGTGCGCCGTCGTTATTGAAAAGGCGGTGACAGCCCTCGAACCGGGAGGCATCATCATGGTGCAGGAGTTTATCCTGAACGATGCCAAGGACGGTCCGCTCTTTCCGGCCCTCTTTTCACTGAACATGCTGGTGGGGACAGCGCGGGGGCAGGCCTATACCGAAGGTGAGCTGAAGGCCATGATGGCGGCAGCCGGCGTGCGCGACCTGCGACGCATTCCCCTGGATATCCCCAACGGCGCTGGCGTCATTGCCGGGACCGTTGCCTGA
- a CDS encoding iron-sulfur cluster biosynthesis family protein: protein MTITDAAKAVLAPIVGEHPGKILRVVFEGFGUGGPRLGLVLDEPADNDARMVLNGIEVAVTSNFRSLLDDQILDYITNEQGEGLVFRRESGDVCC, encoded by the coding sequence ATGACGATCACTGATGCGGCAAAAGCGGTTCTCGCGCCGATTGTGGGGGAGCACCCCGGAAAGATTCTGCGTGTTGTCTTTGAGGGGTTTGGTTGAGGCGGTCCCCGCTTGGGACTGGTTCTGGATGAACCGGCTGATAACGACGCGCGGATGGTTCTGAATGGCATCGAGGTGGCGGTGACCAGCAATTTCCGCTCCCTCCTGGACGACCAGATACTTGACTACATTACCAATGAGCAGGGAGAGGGACTCGTTTTCAGACGGGAATCGGGCGATGTCTGCTGCTGA
- a CDS encoding DUF4197 domain-containing protein → MKRLLLFACLATLVTAGECRAGFLDELTQRAAPLLQGSALDDATVVKGLKEALATGTERAVNAVAKPDGYFGNQLVKILLPEKIRTAADVLGTLGYRKQVDEFVLSMNRAAEKAAPKAAGLFGDAVRQMTFDDAKKILNGGDRAATTFLEGKTRSKLFEEFKPVIAKSMSEVGTTRAYQEMIGKYEALPLAALAGGTSLDLDTYVTDKALDGLFTMLGQEEKKIRTNPAARTTELLKTVFGSK, encoded by the coding sequence ATGAAACGTCTGCTGCTGTTCGCCTGCCTGGCAACGCTCGTGACCGCCGGCGAATGCCGGGCCGGTTTTCTCGATGAACTGACGCAACGGGCCGCGCCGCTGCTGCAGGGTTCAGCCCTCGACGACGCCACGGTGGTCAAGGGCCTGAAGGAGGCACTGGCCACGGGCACGGAACGGGCAGTGAACGCCGTGGCAAAGCCCGACGGCTATTTCGGCAACCAGTTGGTCAAGATCCTCCTGCCGGAAAAGATCCGCACGGCAGCCGACGTCCTCGGCACCCTCGGGTACCGCAAGCAGGTGGACGAATTCGTCCTGAGCATGAACCGGGCGGCCGAGAAGGCAGCGCCAAAGGCCGCAGGGCTCTTCGGCGATGCGGTTCGGCAGATGACCTTTGACGATGCCAAGAAGATCCTCAACGGCGGAGACCGGGCAGCCACCACGTTCCTGGAAGGGAAGACCCGTTCCAAGCTGTTCGAAGAGTTCAAGCCGGTCATAGCCAAGAGCATGTCCGAGGTGGGAACCACCCGGGCGTACCAGGAGATGATCGGCAAGTACGAGGCCCTTCCCCTGGCGGCCCTGGCGGGCGGGACATCCCTTGACCTGGACACCTATGTGACCGACAAGGCCCTCGACGGCCTCTTCACCATGCTGGGCCAAGAGGAGAAAAAAATCCGGACCAACCCCGCGGCCCGCACCACGGAACTGCTGAAGACCGTGTTCGGCTCCAAGTAG
- the cydC gene encoding thiol reductant ABC exporter subunit CydC gives MRELFRILAVARGQWSWMAAGMLLAVAVIAANALLMAVSGWFIASMAVAGTTGAAFNYFFPSAAIRGLAILRTVGRYLERLVTHEAGFRVLALLRVWLFRRLEPLAPATLERLGGGDVAGRLRSDVDALESLYLRIMLPLAAGGGAILAATAFVALWSTSAAGVLFLALLAAGVGLPLVARRLAEQPGRRSAELAGSLREAVTEGLQGGEELILLGAVERQASLVDDLSRRLVAEQERLAAGGGVTLAGGIVCGGVGVAAVLAIASFQVAAGELGGPLLVMLLLFAAAAFEAAGGMPAALQHLPAARESARRILELADSPPPVPEPATPVPLPATTEIVFRNVSFSHDPSLPVLRDVNLTVPAGGRVALMGPSGSGKSTVADILLRFRDYGGSVTLGGIELRDLGGEAIRGLIAVVPQQPHLFNGTIRENILLGNPAAEEEQVRRAVRDAALAEWVDGLPLGLDTPVGEGGSAVSGGEARRIALARALLKDAPVFLLDEPTEGLDFATEQRVIAALANRTEGKTVLIISHRPACGDMAEQVHYFVKVP, from the coding sequence ATGAGAGAGCTCTTCCGTATCCTCGCCGTGGCCCGCGGACAGTGGTCATGGATGGCGGCCGGCATGCTCCTCGCCGTGGCCGTTATCGCTGCCAACGCCCTTCTCATGGCAGTTTCCGGCTGGTTCATCGCCTCCATGGCCGTTGCCGGCACCACGGGCGCCGCCTTCAACTACTTTTTCCCCTCGGCCGCCATCCGCGGGCTCGCCATCCTGCGGACCGTGGGGCGCTACCTGGAGCGCCTGGTGACCCACGAGGCCGGCTTCCGGGTCCTTGCCCTCCTGCGCGTCTGGCTCTTCCGGCGGCTTGAGCCCCTGGCGCCGGCAACGCTGGAGCGGTTGGGCGGGGGAGACGTGGCCGGGAGGCTCCGGTCGGACGTGGATGCCCTGGAAAGTCTCTATCTGCGGATCATGCTCCCTCTCGCCGCCGGTGGGGGGGCTATCCTGGCTGCAACGGCTTTTGTTGCCCTCTGGAGCACCTCTGCCGCCGGAGTTCTTTTTCTCGCACTGCTGGCCGCCGGGGTGGGCCTGCCCCTGGTGGCGCGCCGATTGGCGGAGCAGCCCGGCCGCCGTTCCGCCGAACTGGCCGGCAGCCTGCGGGAAGCCGTGACCGAAGGGCTTCAGGGCGGCGAGGAGCTGATCCTGCTGGGGGCGGTCGAGCGTCAGGCGTCGCTGGTTGATGATCTTTCGCGACGGCTGGTGGCGGAGCAGGAGCGTCTGGCGGCAGGAGGAGGCGTCACCCTGGCGGGTGGGATTGTCTGCGGCGGGGTCGGGGTGGCCGCAGTCCTTGCGATTGCATCCTTTCAGGTTGCCGCCGGGGAACTCGGCGGACCGCTGCTGGTGATGCTGCTACTCTTTGCCGCGGCTGCCTTCGAGGCTGCCGGCGGAATGCCCGCTGCGCTCCAGCACCTGCCAGCCGCCCGGGAGTCGGCGCGAAGAATTCTCGAACTGGCCGATTCACCGCCGCCGGTGCCGGAACCCGCTACGCCGGTGCCTCTCCCGGCCACCACGGAGATCGTCTTCCGCAACGTCTCGTTCTCCCATGACCCCTCTCTGCCGGTACTCCGGGACGTTAACCTGACCGTGCCCGCCGGGGGACGGGTAGCGCTCATGGGCCCCAGCGGCTCGGGCAAGAGTACCGTGGCCGACATCCTCCTTCGCTTCCGCGATTACGGGGGAAGCGTCACCCTGGGGGGCATCGAACTCCGTGACCTGGGAGGGGAGGCTATTCGCGGGCTGATCGCTGTGGTTCCCCAACAGCCCCACCTCTTCAACGGCACCATCAGAGAGAATATCCTTCTGGGCAACCCGGCGGCCGAAGAGGAGCAGGTGCGTCGGGCTGTCCGGGATGCTGCCCTTGCCGAGTGGGTCGACGGATTGCCCCTGGGTCTGGATACCCCGGTGGGTGAGGGGGGGAGTGCCGTGTCGGGAGGAGAGGCCCGCCGGATCGCCCTGGCCCGGGCCCTGTTGAAGGATGCACCGGTTTTTCTGCTGGACGAGCCCACCGAGGGGCTCGACTTCGCCACCGAACAACGGGTGATTGCAGCGCTGGCGAATCGGACCGAGGGGAAGACCGTGCTGATCATTTCCCACCGTCCAGCTTGTGGTGACATGGCTGAACAGGTGCACTATTTTGTTAAAGTTCCCTGA
- the cydD gene encoding thiol reductant ABC exporter subunit CydD has protein sequence MNNGTPEHTGQRPEQWLMGEARQVRGPLLVAIGCAFAAGLLVILQARLLASACHRVVIGGAGGESVLPLATAVAAVALGRGVLALVSERRSAAAAARLKERVRSALYRRLLALGPAGRAGEETGPLVEAVTAGVEGLEPYVARFLPHLALAALLPAAVLFVVVPAEWRAGLVLLFSAPFIPLFMVLIGRGSESLNRRQWGRLSRLAGHLLDLVQGLPDLKLFGAVKREAEAVARVSEEYRQATMAVLRIAFLSAFTLEFFATVGTAVVAVVVGFRLLSGSLGLVDGLFVLLLAPEFYLPLRTLGLSYHARMQGVAAAERLTPLMSLPLPHGGMDGLPIPPGAPAIRFEGVSFRYGGERGGVEGIDLELPAGSITALAGRSGAGKTTLVRLLVGLARPVQGRITVNGIDLGLVQPDAWRSTIAWVPQRPFFFRATIRENLLLGRPDASDDDIRAALDAATATPFIQRLPQGLETLLGDRGAGLSGGELRRLALARAFVRRATLVVLDEPTAGLDPENERLVGDALDRIAAGRTVLVISHREETIRRAGRVAVLAGGTIEGIMGAEAFLAQEGPA, from the coding sequence ATGAACAACGGCACGCCTGAGCATACCGGGCAACGGCCCGAGCAGTGGCTCATGGGCGAGGCCCGGCAGGTGCGGGGACCTCTCCTGGTTGCGATAGGTTGTGCCTTTGCGGCCGGGCTGCTGGTCATCCTCCAGGCCCGGCTCCTGGCGTCGGCCTGCCATCGGGTGGTTATCGGTGGAGCCGGAGGAGAGTCGGTGCTCCCTCTCGCGACTGCCGTTGCCGCCGTGGCCCTCGGACGGGGCGTGCTGGCCCTTGTGTCCGAACGGCGCTCCGCCGCGGCTGCGGCGCGCCTCAAGGAACGGGTGCGCAGCGCTCTCTACCGGCGGCTCCTGGCCCTGGGACCGGCCGGCAGGGCAGGGGAGGAGACCGGCCCTCTGGTGGAAGCGGTGACGGCGGGCGTGGAAGGGCTCGAACCCTACGTGGCCCGCTTTCTGCCCCATCTGGCCCTGGCGGCGCTCCTGCCGGCGGCGGTCCTGTTCGTCGTGGTCCCGGCCGAGTGGCGCGCCGGCCTCGTCCTTCTTTTTTCCGCCCCGTTCATTCCCCTGTTCATGGTCCTCATCGGCCGGGGATCCGAAAGCCTCAACCGGCGCCAGTGGGGCCGGCTTTCCCGGCTGGCGGGACACCTCCTCGACCTGGTGCAGGGTCTGCCGGACCTGAAGCTGTTCGGAGCGGTCAAGCGCGAGGCCGAGGCCGTGGCGCGGGTTTCTGAGGAGTATCGCCAGGCGACCATGGCGGTGCTCCGGATTGCCTTCCTTTCGGCCTTTACCCTGGAGTTTTTCGCCACCGTCGGCACAGCGGTGGTGGCCGTAGTGGTGGGCTTTCGGCTTCTGTCCGGGAGCCTGGGGCTCGTCGATGGCCTCTTCGTGCTGCTCCTGGCGCCGGAATTCTACCTGCCGCTCCGGACGCTGGGGCTCTCCTACCATGCCCGGATGCAGGGGGTGGCCGCCGCCGAGCGGCTCACCCCCCTCATGTCCCTTCCCTTGCCCCATGGCGGGATGGACGGGCTGCCCATCCCGCCGGGAGCGCCGGCCATCCGGTTCGAAGGGGTCAGCTTCCGCTATGGCGGCGAACGGGGCGGGGTCGAGGGGATCGACCTGGAACTGCCGGCCGGCAGCATCACGGCGCTTGCGGGAAGGAGCGGCGCAGGCAAGACGACGCTGGTTCGGCTTCTGGTGGGGTTGGCCCGGCCGGTGCAGGGGAGGATTACGGTCAACGGGATCGACCTGGGCCTCGTACAGCCGGACGCCTGGCGGTCGACCATTGCCTGGGTGCCCCAACGTCCCTTTTTCTTCAGGGCGACCATTCGGGAGAACCTTCTGCTCGGCCGGCCGGATGCCTCCGATGACGATATCCGTGCCGCCCTTGATGCGGCGACGGCAACGCCTTTCATCCAACGGCTGCCCCAAGGGCTTGAAACCTTGCTGGGCGATCGAGGAGCGGGGCTGTCCGGGGGCGAGCTGCGGCGGCTGGCCCTGGCGCGGGCGTTTGTGCGCCGGGCGACACTCGTGGTCCTGGATGAGCCGACCGCCGGTCTCGACCCCGAAAACGAACGCCTGGTGGGCGATGCCCTGGACCGGATCGCCGCGGGAAGGACGGTACTGGTGATTTCCCACCGCGAGGAGACCATCCGCCGGGCCGGGCGGGTGGCAGTGCTCGCGGGAGGCACCATCGAAGGAATCATGGGGGCCGAAGCGTTCCTGGCACAGGAGGGCCCGGCATGA
- a CDS encoding HD domain-containing protein produces the protein MSNGTAQGGETVPETARHCRELVDRWLADGSFDRRLPEVARLRGVPQPEVYHAEGDAFVHTMLALSAVDGGADSRVFWGVLLHDIGKAETTEFISGRWRAWGHAERGAAMVPAVMERLGLPELAADVVWLVRHHTFHFSWNLTPDVRLTRNQRRFLEHPLLPLLLEVCRADADGSHGGSDKGDKIEQIADLLNDERRA, from the coding sequence AACTGCACAGGGGGGCGAGACGGTCCCGGAGACCGCCCGTCACTGCCGTGAGCTCGTCGACCGCTGGCTTGCCGACGGAAGCTTCGACCGGCGCCTCCCGGAGGTCGCGCGGCTGCGGGGCGTACCCCAGCCCGAGGTCTATCACGCCGAGGGCGACGCTTTCGTCCATACGATGCTTGCTCTGTCGGCCGTAGACGGCGGGGCTGATTCGCGGGTCTTCTGGGGGGTGCTCCTGCACGATATCGGCAAGGCGGAGACCACCGAGTTCATCAGCGGACGCTGGCGCGCCTGGGGTCATGCCGAGCGCGGCGCAGCCATGGTGCCGGCAGTCATGGAGCGGTTGGGACTCCCGGAACTGGCCGCGGACGTGGTCTGGCTGGTCAGGCACCATACCTTCCATTTCTCCTGGAACCTGACGCCGGACGTGCGACTCACCCGTAACCAGCGCCGTTTCCTGGAGCATCCTCTGTTGCCGTTGTTGCTGGAGGTCTGCCGCGCCGACGCGGACGGCTCCCATGGGGGTAGCGACAAGGGCGATAAGATCGAGCAGATAGCGGATCTGCTCAACGACGAAAGGAGAGCATGA
- a CDS encoding trimeric intracellular cation channel family protein, which translates to MITALDVFGTFVFALSGAFRAIKYELDLLGVLVLAVATGVGGGMIRDLLLGTTPPMVFRNESYLAICVAGGLLVFLAAGRLAPIWDWVMVADAVGLGVFAAIGAQKGAAGGLGGFGIVMMAAMTATGGGVVRDILVMEIPAVLRTDFYASAAILGGACFVAARAAGAPEQVQLFTCLAVTLVLRLLAMRFGLSLPRIKGLAPAPGDGGTGDGKE; encoded by the coding sequence ATGATTACTGCGCTGGACGTCTTCGGGACGTTCGTTTTCGCCCTGTCAGGGGCATTCAGGGCGATCAAATACGAGTTGGACCTTCTTGGAGTTCTTGTGCTGGCGGTTGCCACCGGGGTGGGGGGCGGCATGATCCGCGATCTGCTCCTGGGGACCACGCCGCCCATGGTCTTTCGCAATGAATCCTATCTGGCCATCTGCGTGGCCGGCGGGCTTCTGGTCTTCCTGGCCGCTGGTCGGCTTGCCCCGATCTGGGACTGGGTCATGGTGGCCGATGCCGTTGGCCTGGGCGTCTTTGCCGCCATCGGTGCCCAGAAGGGGGCCGCGGGTGGGCTCGGTGGCTTCGGCATCGTCATGATGGCGGCCATGACCGCCACCGGCGGCGGCGTGGTGCGGGACATCCTGGTGATGGAGATTCCCGCCGTGCTCCGCACCGACTTCTATGCCAGCGCCGCCATCCTCGGTGGCGCATGCTTCGTGGCGGCCCGGGCCGCCGGCGCGCCAGAGCAGGTCCAGCTCTTCACCTGTCTGGCGGTCACCCTGGTTCTGCGTCTGCTCGCCATGCGCTTCGGTCTTTCCCTCCCGCGGATAAAGGGGCTCGCCCCTGCGCCGGGGGACGGCGGCACAGGGGACGGCAAAGAGTAA
- a CDS encoding MBL fold metallo-hydrolase, producing the protein MASLTLRHLAGNTWLIPAPAAIGVYVRNGRAVLIDSGNDEEAGRQILKLLNGQGWTLDLIVNTHSNADHIGGNAFLQKKTGCRVAATVPEAAFIANPILEPSFLYGGYPVKALRNKFLMAKPSTVTDIIEAIGPILDTGLEAVPLAGHFFGMIGIRTPDGVLFAADSLFPETILAKYPIFYLYDIREHLASLQRLRELEAAIYVPSHGAPSPEILPLIEANEQRVRQTVSFVESCCTDAPASFETVLERVCGEYGIVLDPNQYVLVGNTIRSILAFLSEEGRLAMIFDGGRLLWGTAADQREA; encoded by the coding sequence ATGGCTTCTCTCACCCTTCGACACTTGGCAGGCAATACCTGGCTCATCCCCGCACCGGCCGCCATCGGCGTGTATGTGCGCAACGGACGGGCCGTGCTCATCGACAGCGGCAATGACGAGGAGGCGGGACGTCAGATCCTGAAGCTCCTGAACGGCCAGGGGTGGACCCTTGACCTCATCGTCAACACCCACTCCAATGCCGACCATATCGGCGGCAATGCCTTTCTCCAGAAAAAGACCGGCTGCCGCGTCGCCGCCACGGTCCCGGAGGCGGCCTTCATCGCCAACCCCATCCTCGAGCCGTCTTTTCTTTACGGCGGCTATCCCGTGAAGGCGCTACGCAACAAGTTCCTCATGGCCAAGCCGTCCACGGTCACCGACATCATCGAGGCCATCGGCCCTATCCTTGACACGGGGCTGGAGGCGGTCCCGCTGGCCGGCCACTTTTTCGGCATGATCGGCATCCGTACCCCGGACGGCGTCCTCTTCGCCGCCGACAGCCTGTTTCCGGAGACAATCCTCGCCAAGTATCCCATATTCTACCTCTACGACATCCGGGAGCACCTTGCGTCGCTCCAGCGGCTCCGGGAACTGGAGGCTGCCATCTACGTTCCGAGCCACGGCGCGCCGTCCCCGGAGATTCTCCCGCTGATAGAAGCCAACGAGCAGCGCGTGCGACAGACCGTTTCCTTTGTGGAGTCCTGCTGCACGGATGCGCCGGCCTCCTTCGAAACCGTGCTGGAACGCGTCTGCGGGGAGTATGGCATCGTTCTCGACCCGAACCAGTACGTGCTCGTGGGAAACACCATCCGCTCCATCCTCGCCTTCCTGTCCGAAGAGGGGCGGCTCGCCATGATCTTCGACGGGGGCAGGCTGCTCTGGGGTACCGCCGCCGATCAACGGGAGGCGTGA
- a CDS encoding YajD family HNH nuclease — MGQSFRPRRPGKPPVRSDAELDEMVRRMRAEQSGPGSYREQSLKIHGWICAKCGREFELNNLHLLTVHHRDGNHHNNPPDGSNWENLCVWCHDDEHSRGVLGDYLDDRSKK; from the coding sequence ATGGGGCAGTCATTCCGGCCCCGCAGACCCGGCAAGCCCCCCGTGCGCAGCGATGCCGAGCTCGATGAAATGGTGCGGCGCATGCGCGCGGAACAGTCCGGCCCCGGCAGCTACCGGGAGCAGTCGCTGAAGATCCACGGCTGGATCTGCGCAAAGTGCGGCCGGGAGTTTGAGCTCAACAACCTGCACTTGCTCACGGTGCACCACCGGGACGGCAACCACCACAACAATCCCCCCGATGGCAGCAACTGGGAGAACCTCTGCGTCTGGTGCCACGACGACGAGCACAGCCGCGGCGTACTGGGGGACTACCTGGACGACCGCAGCAAAAAGTGA
- a CDS encoding DNA gyrase inhibitor YacG, with translation MITTLTCPRCRAETVWEGNPHRPFCSARCKTVDLAAWADEEYRIAGPEAPSDNDENDRE, from the coding sequence ATGATTACCACGCTGACATGCCCCCGCTGTCGAGCCGAAACCGTCTGGGAGGGGAATCCCCACCGGCCGTTCTGCTCGGCACGCTGCAAGACCGTTGATCTGGCCGCCTGGGCCGACGAGGAGTATCGCATCGCCGGTCCCGAAGCCCCTTCCGACAACGACGAAAACGACCGAGAGTAA